Proteins encoded together in one Mycobacterium noviomagense window:
- a CDS encoding TIGR01777 family oxidoreductase has product MANVVIAIAGSSGLIGSALVAALRAADHRVVRIVRRTPANSGELHWNPESGEFDATALSGVDAVVNLCGINIGQRRWSGAFKQNLRDSRITPTEVLSAAVAEAGVGVLVNASAVGYYGNTKDRVVDETASAGKGFLAQLCQDWEAATAPAQHSGARVVLARTGLVLAPSGGALGRLRPLFSVGLGARLGSGRQYMSWISLEDEVRALQFVISHDVLAGPVNLTGPAPVTNAEFTAALGRAVHRPTPLVLPGFAVRAALGEFAEEGLLCGQRAIPAALERAGFRFNHNTIGEALNYATARPDVA; this is encoded by the coding sequence GTGGCCAACGTCGTCATAGCAATCGCGGGCTCCTCCGGCCTGATCGGCTCCGCTTTGGTGGCTGCATTGCGCGCGGCTGACCACCGGGTGGTGCGCATCGTGCGCCGCACCCCGGCGAATAGCGGTGAGTTGCACTGGAATCCGGAGAGCGGCGAATTCGACGCGACTGCGTTGAGTGGAGTCGACGCCGTTGTCAACCTGTGCGGCATCAACATCGGGCAGCGCCGCTGGTCCGGTGCGTTCAAACAGAACCTCCGCGATAGCCGCATCACACCTACCGAGGTGCTGTCCGCCGCTGTCGCCGAGGCCGGTGTCGGTGTACTGGTCAATGCCAGCGCCGTCGGCTATTACGGCAACACGAAAGACCGTGTCGTCGACGAAACCGCCTCAGCCGGAAAGGGTTTCCTTGCCCAGCTGTGCCAAGACTGGGAAGCCGCCACGGCGCCCGCCCAACACAGCGGCGCCCGCGTCGTGCTGGCCCGCACCGGGCTTGTGCTGGCCCCGTCGGGAGGAGCGCTGGGGCGCCTGCGGCCCTTGTTCTCGGTGGGCCTGGGCGCCCGGTTGGGCAGCGGCCGCCAGTACATGTCCTGGATCAGCCTCGAAGACGAGGTACGGGCGCTGCAATTCGTGATATCGCATGACGTGCTGGCTGGACCGGTGAACTTGACGGGCCCTGCTCCGGTCACCAACGCCGAATTCACCGCGGCGCTGGGCCGGGCGGTGCACCGGCCCACCCCGTTGGTGTTGCCGGGGTTCGCGGTGCGTGCCGCGCTTGGCGAGTTCGCCGAGGAAGGTCTGCTCTGCGGCCAGCGTGCGATTCCGGCCGCACTCGAGCGCGCCGGTTTCCGGTTCAACCACAACACAATCGGCGAGGCACTCAACTACGCCACCGCGCGGCCCGACGTGGCCTAG
- the lipB gene encoding lipoyl(octanoyl) transferase LipB has product MSSIRSSLDPIDVRQLGAVDYRAAWQLQREVADARADGGTDTLLLLEHPSVYTAGRRTLPHERPVDGTPVVDTDRGGKITWHGPGQLVGYPIIGLAQPLDVVNYVRRLEESLIKVCSDLGLSVGRVDGRSGVWLPAGGGRPARKVAAIGVRVSRATTLHGFALNCDCDLNAFTRIVPCGISDAGVTSITAELGRRVGIDDVRSAVAEAVCDALDGVLAVRDHTPARVASPL; this is encoded by the coding sequence GTGAGCTCTATCCGGTCCAGCCTGGATCCCATCGACGTCCGCCAGCTCGGCGCCGTCGATTACCGCGCGGCCTGGCAGCTGCAACGCGAAGTGGCCGACGCCCGGGCCGACGGCGGCACCGACACCCTGCTGCTGCTGGAACACCCGTCGGTTTACACCGCGGGTCGGCGCACACTGCCGCACGAGCGACCTGTTGACGGCACGCCGGTCGTCGACACCGATCGTGGCGGCAAGATCACCTGGCACGGCCCGGGGCAACTCGTGGGCTATCCGATCATCGGGCTGGCCCAGCCGCTCGACGTGGTGAATTACGTTCGGCGGCTTGAAGAATCGCTGATCAAGGTGTGCTCCGACCTTGGCCTGTCGGTAGGCCGCGTCGACGGCCGTTCGGGAGTGTGGTTGCCGGCCGGCGGTGGCCGGCCAGCGCGCAAGGTCGCCGCCATCGGTGTGCGCGTGTCACGGGCGACGACGCTGCACGGCTTCGCGCTCAACTGCGACTGTGATCTGAATGCGTTCACCCGGATCGTGCCGTGCGGCATCAGCGATGCCGGGGTGACGTCGATAACGGCTGAACTGGGCCGCCGGGTCGGTATTGACGACGTGCGATCTGCGGTCGCCGAAGCGGTGTGTGACGCGCTGGACGGTGTGCTGGCGGTGCGCGACCACACCCCCGCGCGCGTAGCATCGCCGTTGTGA
- the lipA gene encoding lipoyl synthase → MTVAPEGRKLLRLEVRNAQTPIERKPPWIKTRARMGPHYTELKGLVRRERLHTVCEEAGCPNIYECWEDREATFLIGGDQCTRRCDFCQIDTGKPAPLDRDEPRRVAESVQAMGLRYSTVTGVARDDLPDGGAWLYAETVRAIKQLNPSTGVELLIPDFNGDPDRLEQVFAARPEVLAHNVETVPRIFRRIRPAFTYQRSLDVLTGARDYGLVTKSNLILGLGETPEEVRAALKDLYDAGCDIVTITQYLRPSLRHHPVQRWVRPEEFVEYAGYAEQLGFAGVLAGPLVRSSYRAGRLYEQAIQRRQAAAPR, encoded by the coding sequence GTGACCGTTGCCCCCGAAGGCAGAAAGCTGCTGCGCCTGGAGGTCCGCAACGCCCAGACCCCGATCGAACGCAAACCACCGTGGATCAAGACCCGCGCGCGGATGGGGCCGCACTACACCGAGCTGAAGGGCCTGGTCCGGCGTGAACGCCTGCACACTGTGTGCGAGGAGGCCGGCTGCCCCAACATCTACGAATGCTGGGAGGACCGCGAGGCCACCTTCTTGATCGGCGGTGACCAGTGCACCCGTCGCTGCGACTTCTGCCAGATCGACACCGGCAAGCCCGCGCCGCTGGACCGCGACGAGCCACGCCGGGTGGCCGAGAGTGTGCAGGCGATGGGATTGCGGTATTCCACCGTCACCGGTGTGGCCCGCGACGACCTGCCCGACGGCGGGGCGTGGCTGTATGCCGAGACGGTGCGCGCCATCAAGCAGCTCAACCCGTCCACCGGTGTCGAGCTGCTGATACCCGATTTCAACGGAGACCCGGACCGCCTCGAGCAGGTCTTTGCCGCGCGCCCAGAAGTGTTGGCGCACAACGTCGAAACGGTCCCGCGGATTTTCAGACGGATCCGGCCGGCGTTTACCTACCAGCGCAGCCTCGACGTGCTCACCGGCGCCCGCGATTACGGCTTGGTCACCAAGAGCAACCTGATCCTCGGTTTAGGGGAAACGCCTGAAGAGGTGCGGGCCGCGCTGAAAGATCTCTACGACGCTGGCTGCGACATCGTCACCATCACCCAATATCTGCGTCCGTCGCTGCGCCACCACCCGGTGCAGCGCTGGGTCAGGCCTGAGGAGTTCGTGGAGTACGCCGGGTATGCCGAACAGCTGGGGTTCGCCGGCGTTCTGGCAGGGCCATTGGTGCGCTCGTCGTATCGGGCCGGCCGCCTCTATGAGCAGGCCATCCAGCGGCGGCAGGCCGCAGCACCGCGCTGA
- a CDS encoding DUF4191 domain-containing protein: MAKSRNAAATKAAKAEAKAARKAAAKERRTQLWQAFTIQRQEDKRLLPYMISAFVLIVGASVAAGVAAGGFAMVMMIVLGVVLGALVAFIIFGRRAQRSVYRKAEGQAGAAAWVLENLRGKWRVTPGVAATGHFDAVHRVIGRPGVILVGEGSSGRLKPLLAQEKKRTARLVGDVPIYDIVVGNGEGEVPLAKLERHLARLPANITAKQLDSLESRLSALGSRAGAAAMPKGPMPTAGKLRSVQRTVRRR, encoded by the coding sequence ATGGCGAAATCGCGCAATGCAGCGGCGACGAAGGCCGCCAAAGCAGAAGCCAAGGCCGCCCGCAAGGCCGCCGCCAAGGAGCGGCGCACTCAGCTGTGGCAGGCGTTCACGATTCAGCGCCAAGAAGACAAGCGGCTGCTGCCGTACATGATCAGCGCCTTCGTGTTGATCGTCGGTGCGTCCGTAGCGGCCGGTGTGGCGGCCGGCGGATTCGCCATGGTGATGATGATCGTGCTCGGTGTGGTGCTGGGCGCACTGGTGGCGTTCATCATCTTCGGCCGACGCGCGCAGCGGTCGGTGTACCGCAAGGCCGAAGGGCAAGCCGGCGCGGCGGCATGGGTGCTGGAAAATCTGCGTGGTAAATGGCGCGTCACTCCTGGTGTGGCCGCGACCGGCCACTTCGACGCCGTGCACCGGGTGATCGGCCGGCCCGGTGTCATCCTGGTCGGAGAAGGGTCGTCGGGCCGCCTCAAGCCGCTGCTTGCCCAGGAGAAGAAGCGCACCGCGCGACTGGTCGGCGACGTGCCGATCTATGACATCGTCGTCGGCAACGGCGAGGGTGAAGTTCCCCTGGCCAAACTGGAACGTCACCTCGCCCGACTGCCGGCCAATATCACCGCCAAGCAGTTGGACTCACTGGAGTCGCGGCTGAGTGCGCTCGGGTCGCGTGCCGGCGCGGCCGCGATGCCGAAGGGACCCATGCCCACCGCCGGCAAGCTGCGCAGTGTGCAGCGCACCGTGCGTCGGCGCTAG
- a CDS encoding RDD family protein has translation MARAIASWLSGPPHQPESGRPSTYPGEALGLAESGPGSLARMGRRLAALLIDWLIAYGLAALAMTLGWVTPASLSTAVLVIWFVIGVIAVRLFGFTPGQLALGLGVITLQGRKHVGLGRAVVRGVLIALVVPALFVDTDGRGLHDRVTGTAVVRR, from the coding sequence ATGGCCCGCGCGATCGCATCGTGGCTTTCTGGCCCGCCACACCAGCCCGAATCAGGCCGGCCATCGACTTATCCCGGCGAGGCGCTCGGGCTGGCCGAGAGCGGGCCCGGTTCATTGGCGCGCATGGGGCGCCGGTTGGCAGCACTGCTGATTGACTGGCTGATCGCCTACGGCTTGGCCGCGCTCGCGATGACGTTGGGCTGGGTGACGCCGGCGTCGCTGTCGACCGCGGTCCTGGTGATTTGGTTCGTCATCGGGGTGATAGCCGTGCGGCTGTTCGGGTTCACCCCAGGACAGCTCGCGCTGGGGCTCGGGGTAATAACCCTGCAGGGGCGAAAGCATGTCGGGCTTGGTCGCGCCGTAGTTCGCGGCGTACTCATCGCGCTGGTCGTCCCGGCGTTGTTCGTCGACACCGACGGTCGCGGTCTGCACGACCGGGTGACCGGCACCGCTGTAGTGCGGCGGTAG
- the glnA gene encoding type I glutamate--ammonia ligase, whose amino-acid sequence MSEKTADDIIKLIKDEKVEFVDVRFCDLPGIMQHFTIPASGCDESVFTDGLAFDGSSIRGFQSIHESDMYLLPDPDTAIIDPFREAKTLNLNFFVHDPFTREPYSRDPRNVARKAENYLISTGIADTAYFGPEAEFYIFDSVAFDSRINGSFYEVDAISGWWNTGAATEADGSPNRGYKVRPKGGYFPVAPNDQYVDLRDKMLTNLINAGFTLEKGHHEVGSGGQAEINYQFNTLLHAADQLQLYKYIIKNTAWQHGKTVTFMPKPLFGDNGSGMHVHQSLWKEGDPLFYDEVGYAGLSDTARHYIGGILHHAPSLLAFTNPTVNSYKRLVPGYEAPINLVYSQRNRSACVRIPITGTNPKAKRLEFRCPDSSGNPYLAFSAMLMAGLDGIKKKIEPQSPVDKDLYELPPEEAANIPQAPTSLAAVIDRLEADHEYLTEGGVFTSDLIETWITFKRENEIEPVNIRPHPYEFALYFDV is encoded by the coding sequence GTGTCCGAGAAGACGGCCGACGACATCATCAAGCTCATCAAGGATGAGAAGGTCGAGTTCGTCGACGTCCGGTTCTGCGACCTGCCCGGGATCATGCAGCACTTCACGATTCCGGCTTCGGGGTGCGACGAGAGCGTTTTCACCGACGGGCTGGCCTTCGACGGTTCGTCGATCCGCGGCTTCCAGTCGATCCACGAGTCGGACATGTATCTGCTGCCCGACCCCGACACCGCGATCATCGACCCGTTCCGCGAGGCCAAGACGCTGAACCTGAACTTCTTCGTGCACGACCCGTTCACCCGGGAGCCGTACTCGCGCGACCCGCGCAACGTGGCCCGCAAGGCGGAGAACTATCTGATCAGCACCGGCATCGCCGACACCGCCTACTTCGGCCCGGAGGCCGAGTTCTACATCTTCGACTCGGTGGCCTTCGACTCGCGGATCAACGGTTCGTTCTACGAGGTCGACGCCATCTCCGGCTGGTGGAACACCGGCGCGGCGACCGAGGCCGACGGCAGCCCCAACCGCGGCTACAAGGTCCGCCCCAAGGGCGGCTACTTCCCGGTGGCGCCCAACGACCAGTACGTCGACCTGCGCGACAAGATGCTGACCAACTTGATCAACGCCGGGTTCACGCTGGAAAAGGGCCACCACGAGGTGGGCAGCGGCGGCCAGGCCGAGATCAACTACCAGTTCAACACGCTGCTGCACGCGGCCGACCAATTGCAGCTGTACAAGTACATCATCAAGAACACGGCGTGGCAGCACGGCAAGACGGTCACCTTCATGCCCAAGCCGCTGTTCGGCGACAACGGCTCCGGCATGCACGTCCACCAGTCGTTGTGGAAGGAAGGCGACCCGCTGTTCTACGACGAAGTGGGTTATGCCGGGCTGTCCGACACCGCCCGCCACTACATCGGCGGCATCTTGCACCACGCGCCGTCGCTGCTGGCGTTCACCAACCCGACCGTGAACTCCTACAAGCGGCTGGTGCCCGGCTACGAGGCCCCGATCAACCTGGTGTACAGCCAGCGCAACCGGTCGGCGTGTGTGCGCATCCCGATCACCGGCACCAACCCGAAGGCCAAGCGGCTGGAGTTCCGCTGCCCCGACTCGTCGGGCAACCCCTACTTGGCGTTCTCGGCCATGCTGATGGCCGGCCTGGACGGGATCAAGAAGAAGATCGAGCCGCAGTCACCGGTCGACAAGGACCTCTATGAGCTGCCGCCGGAAGAGGCCGCCAACATTCCGCAGGCGCCGACGTCGTTGGCCGCGGTGATCGACCGGCTTGAGGCCGACCACGAATACCTTACGGAGGGCGGGGTTTTCACGTCAGACCTGATCGAGACGTGGATCACCTTCAAGCGTGAGAACGAGATCGAGCCGGTCAACATCCGGCCGCATCCGTACGAATTCGCGCTCTACTTCGACGTGTAG
- a CDS encoding DoxX family protein, whose amino-acid sequence MTTRNMEARLGTYSPVALTVFRVVVGLLFLCHGLQKLIGWPVGPTVPVGDWPFYYAGWIETVTGALVALGLFTRVAAFFASGEMAVAYFTQHFPHGFWPIQNQGELAVLYCFAFLLLFFIGGGVYALDSRRRAVGAGWSGRRAGAPWNRRRRALADTGPAATDASWQGTRRGGFWNRLRGPRADTRPADSGAGWQGTRAGGFWNRWRRNRQIRGR is encoded by the coding sequence ATGACGACGCGCAACATGGAAGCCCGGCTCGGGACGTACTCGCCGGTGGCCCTGACGGTTTTCCGCGTGGTGGTGGGACTGCTGTTTCTCTGCCACGGCTTGCAGAAGTTGATCGGCTGGCCGGTGGGGCCGACTGTCCCGGTCGGCGACTGGCCGTTCTATTACGCGGGCTGGATCGAGACGGTCACCGGTGCGCTCGTCGCGCTCGGGCTCTTCACCCGGGTCGCGGCTTTCTTCGCCTCCGGGGAGATGGCGGTCGCCTACTTCACCCAGCACTTCCCGCACGGCTTTTGGCCGATTCAAAATCAGGGAGAGCTTGCGGTGCTGTACTGCTTCGCGTTCCTGCTGCTGTTCTTCATCGGTGGTGGCGTGTACGCGTTGGACAGCCGGCGACGCGCCGTGGGCGCAGGCTGGAGTGGCAGACGTGCCGGGGCACCCTGGAACCGCCGGCGGCGCGCGCTAGCCGATACCGGACCTGCTGCCACGGATGCCAGCTGGCAGGGTACGCGTCGGGGCGGGTTCTGGAACCGCTTGCGGGGCCCGCGTGCGGACACCCGGCCAGCCGACAGCGGTGCCGGTTGGCAGGGCACGCGTGCGGGCGGTTTCTGGAACCGCTGGCGGCGGAATCGTCAGATCCGCGGACGTTGA